DNA sequence from the Selenihalanaerobacter shriftii genome:
TATAGTAATAATACCATACAAAATTGTTGAAAATATATTAATATTAAATAATTCTTTAAATTTCATTTTTTTTCGAAGTAAACTCTGTTGTATAAATGAAAAAGAAACAATAGTAAATACAACAGAAATTAATTTTAATAATTCAGTTAGTTCTGGTTGATTAAAAAATAACGCTATTAAATTAGAGCTGAAATAAACAATAGCAGTCATAATAATTCCAATTAACATATTAAACCAAAATAATGAAGATAAACGTTCTTGATTTAAATTTTCTCCCTGAATAATAGCTGGAGCTAAACCAAATTGGTTCATCATATTAATTAAAGCAATAGTAGTCTGGATCATTCCCATGACTCCGAATGCATTTGGAGTTAATAAACGTGCTAATATTGCTGTTATTACAAAATTTAAACCAGTTAAAAACACACTGGATAGACTATTCCATATAGCACCCCAAAAAGTTTTTTTTCTTAATGACATTTAATTACCCCTAATAAATTTAATTCATAAAACTTTTAAACTTGTTTTTAGTTTTTTCATAATTATTACTCAAAGTTAATCTTAAAACTTTAATCAAAACTGATTTACTTAAATATTTAAATGCTAAAAAAGGAAACCCTAATCTAGTTAATAAACTTGTATTATTTCCAAATTCTATATTTTTTAAGGCTTTTAAATAGTGACTAACCCCTTTAGATAAGTACATTTGGTAACGAAAAGTTTGAGTATCTAACATTTTAAGTTCTAATTTGCTTCTCTGAAATGAAGTGATATTATCTAGTTTCTTATAACTATCAAATATCTCTGATATTAAACCATCCTCTTCGTATCCCCAATCTTTTTCTTCCTGAACAGCTACTGTAACTTTTACAGGATACTCTGTGAAATGCCAGGTTTTGCCTCTTAAGCAATTATAAGCAACAAAATAGATGAAGGGATAAATATTATTTACATTATTTTTTCTATAACTCGCATAAGTACCTTTCTTTTTAAAAGTAACACCTGTAAGTTGATGTCCTCTCCAGGAATTTTCGAGACAATTTTCGAAACCTTTGTTATATATTTTCTTATCTTTCCCCATATCTCTTCCAGGTTTCATATATTCACCGTTTGGCCGGATGGGTTGAATACTTGGTAATACACAATATATTTCCTTTGTAACCTTCAGTTTATCTACTATATTAACAAGATAACTTTCATCTAAATAGTCATCATCACTTAAGTACATGACATATTCAGTATCCGCCTTTTCTAGTACAAATAAAGCATTTCCTTCTAACCCCAAATTGTCATTTTGGTTATATTTATTAGTTATAATATCTGTTTGCTTACAGAACTGAT
Encoded proteins:
- a CDS encoding glycosyltransferase family 2 protein gives rise to the protein MLLSILIPTYNRDKSLKKNLYMIKEYINKNNLIDDIKIIISNNCSTDDTRQVIDQFCKQTDIITNKYNQNDNLGLEGNALFVLEKADTEYVMYLSDDDYLDESYLVNIVDKLKVTKEIYCVLPSIQPIRPNGEYMKPGRDMGKDKKIYNKGFENCLENSWRGHQLTGVTFKKKGTYASYRKNNVNNIYPFIYFVAYNCLRGKTWHFTEYPVKVTVAVQEEKDWGYEEDGLISEIFDSYKKLDNITSFQRSKLELKMLDTQTFRYQMYLSKGVSHYLKALKNIEFGNNTSLLTRLGFPFLAFKYLSKSVLIKVLRLTLSNNYEKTKNKFKSFMN